The following nucleotide sequence is from Leishmania mexicana MHOM/GT/2001/U1103 complete genome, chromosome 24.
gaacCCATCGTCTCTGCACCAACGCTACCGTGCGACAAGTAGTAATCTgccccctgccctccccctcccccgtagACCTGTACATCATCTTCCATAGCGAACGCCCGTTTCCATCTCCCACCTACccacccctccacacacacacacaccgccttcgtagctgcagcgccacctcctccaccccccccccgcatATCAGAAGGATGAACGGGTGGTTGATTGTGTTGATCGTGATGGGGTGCCTTAGCACGCTCTACTTAGCCATTGGCATCGCCGTCCGCTACCACAGCGGTCTGCATCACTGCCCAGAGGTGCTGCCCAACTATCGCTTCTGGTGCAGCATCGTCAACGTTTTCTTGCGCGTGGTAACATGCGGTCGCTGTCGCGTTCCGCTTGACCGCAGCAACCGTGCAAGCGGCATCTTTGTGCTGCCAAGTCGCCctggcgccgcggcgtcccCACGGAGGGTGCAGTTCGAGTTATTAgccagcgacgccgatgaCGACTACGACATCAATCGCGCCATGCAgccggcggaggtggtggtgaagtaCTGAAGGGATGCACGCACAAGGGCACACGGGCTTTATTCAATGTAGCGTGAAGGGAGGAAAGAAAGTGAACCAGAGGCCAAGACATGTAGccaaagagagagagtgagtgtgtgtgagggggtgTCGGTGGCGCGACCTGCGGGGTACCCATTTCtttgctccccccccccccaccgctaTGGCCGCTTTTCACTGAAGTCTCTCGCTGTGGTTTCGTTGCTGGTCGCATGGTGCt
It contains:
- a CDS encoding hypothetical predicted transmembrane protein, coding for MNGWLIVLIVMGCLSTLYLAIGIAVRYHSGLHHCPEVLPNYRFWCSIVNVFLRVVTCGRCRVPLDRSNRASGIFVLPSRPGAAASPRRVQFELLASDADDDYDINRAMQPAEVVVKY